A genome region from Fervidobacterium changbaicum includes the following:
- a CDS encoding GGDEF domain-containing response regulator yields the protein MTISDKKVMIVDDSKFWRMVLQSVFAKLGVKQIVVAEDGMKGIETALRELPDIIITDYNMPGISGLQMCLYLRSIPAFKNAGIVVLTGSDDVINEFWAEHSGANKFISKLLPKDVLESELERFISNDYSTSKTKEMFYLTGIYDVLEQKMRTEILNREILSLIQYARDELYVVQKLKNFLEFFSRFSGLALLLLSPVEGRIYNFGLPLSKTVSKEKLLKYFEKPIEPSDWSYFGNFGSEFNVDGLETVVVKYQENEIGLIAYEGASDKWSLSKVLNEASESIALLFNTLNSFRELKVASAVDGLTGLFNKKELLRFLEETHNLAKFNRTIYYVAMFDVDNFKKVNDTYGHLVGDEVLKAVAAILKEEIAGKGIAGRYGGEEFCLVITKAANNDEVVETIERILYKVRNTQFPHGKCTVSCGVVSSEGYESPTEVIKAADDLLYISKKTGKDKASYMFLPKNREINQVLRQEQT from the coding sequence ATGACAATCAGTGATAAGAAAGTCATGATAGTTGATGATAGCAAATTTTGGAGGATGGTCCTTCAAAGCGTATTCGCAAAGTTGGGAGTAAAGCAAATAGTTGTTGCCGAAGATGGGATGAAAGGCATTGAAACTGCTTTAAGAGAACTACCGGATATAATCATTACAGATTACAACATGCCTGGTATTTCAGGATTGCAAATGTGTCTTTATCTTAGATCAATACCCGCGTTTAAAAACGCGGGTATTGTTGTTCTAACAGGTTCAGACGATGTAATAAACGAGTTTTGGGCTGAACACAGTGGGGCAAACAAGTTCATCTCCAAATTGCTTCCCAAAGATGTGTTGGAAAGCGAACTTGAACGTTTTATCTCCAACGATTACTCGACTTCGAAGACAAAGGAAATGTTCTATCTAACAGGTATTTATGATGTTTTAGAACAAAAGATGAGAACAGAAATTCTGAATAGAGAGATTCTCTCTCTCATCCAGTATGCAAGAGACGAACTTTACGTCGTTCAAAAGTTGAAGAACTTTTTGGAATTCTTCTCACGTTTTTCCGGATTAGCTTTGCTGCTCTTATCACCTGTGGAAGGTCGTATATACAACTTTGGATTGCCGCTAAGCAAGACTGTAAGTAAGGAAAAGTTGCTAAAGTATTTTGAGAAACCTATTGAACCTTCTGATTGGTCTTATTTCGGCAACTTCGGTTCGGAATTCAACGTTGACGGGTTGGAAACCGTTGTTGTTAAGTACCAAGAAAACGAAATAGGGCTAATTGCTTATGAAGGTGCGTCAGACAAATGGAGTTTAAGTAAAGTATTAAACGAAGCAAGTGAAAGCATCGCATTGCTCTTTAACACGTTGAACAGCTTCAGGGAGCTTAAAGTCGCATCCGCCGTCGATGGTTTAACGGGCTTGTTTAACAAAAAGGAACTGCTTAGGTTTCTTGAAGAGACACATAACTTGGCTAAGTTCAATAGGACAATCTATTATGTCGCGATGTTTGATGTAGACAATTTCAAAAAGGTCAACGACACCTACGGACATTTGGTAGGAGATGAAGTCTTGAAAGCCGTTGCAGCTATTTTAAAAGAAGAGATTGCGGGAAAAGGAATTGCGGGAAGGTACGGTGGAGAGGAATTTTGTCTTGTGATTACAAAAGCAGCTAACAACGATGAAGTGGTTGAAACTATAGAAAGAATTTTGTACAAGGTTAGAAACACGCAATTTCCACACGGAAAATGTACGGTATCCTGTGGTGTTGTAAGTTCTGAAGGATACGAATCCCCAACCGAAGTAATAAAGGCTGCCGATGACTTGCTCTACATATCCAAGAAAACAGGAAAAGACAAAGCAAGTTATATGTTTCTTCCAAAAAACAGAGAAATCAACCAAGTACTACGTCAAGAACAGACATGA
- a CDS encoding (2Fe-2S)-binding protein: MRIKDHPILNVPTEKNYVTFYFEDQPVCGTADDTIASALIANGFDVFGFTEHNHPRGFFCAIGKCSACLVEVDGVPNVRACITPIREGMRVKMQRGRGKPKW, translated from the coding sequence ATGCGGATAAAGGACCATCCTATTCTTAATGTGCCTACTGAAAAGAACTACGTAACGTTTTATTTTGAAGACCAACCCGTTTGTGGAACTGCTGATGATACCATCGCAAGTGCTCTTATCGCAAATGGTTTTGACGTGTTTGGTTTTACAGAACACAACCATCCTCGAGGTTTTTTCTGCGCTATTGGTAAATGTTCGGCCTGCCTTGTGGAAGTCGATGGTGTACCAAATGTTCGTGCCTGCATAACCCCCATTAGGGAAGGTATGCGCGTTAAGATGCAACGCGGAAGGGGGAAGCCAAAATGGTGA
- a CDS encoding MFS transporter, whose protein sequence is MVVKEEIYKHERRNLALIISGRFESLVGAAALLVAMPLFILDKTGSGTMMGIFTVLGILPRLLATPIGGVLGDRLNRKYIMVLLDELRGILLFALWFVAFSNKLGIGALLTFRAILSFLDGIFDGPTGAMFGDVVRKENMKRATSLNAMANSGANIIGPIIGAMLYGYYGLTNVLLMTAVLYILSGISEMFIIYVHIPKNGKIQFLQELSEGVRFVLAHKGLKFLFTFAIVINFLMSPLYSVVLPYLARIVFKFSAAQFGTFEVFATLGALFGNVAIMLFLNKFSSKVLISSGLILEQVVGLLFSILIMPLLGFTKGVAYFVFVVSAFLITFFNALVNIPINANLQILVPSELRSRVFSVLSLFAMGSTPISSALYGFLLDKINPYLFFFSINVISTVIIVLFLLKAPEEAYDPNVAKVETKPVGEGS, encoded by the coding sequence ATGGTGGTGAAAGAGGAGATTTACAAACACGAAAGGAGAAATCTTGCACTAATTATCAGCGGTCGGTTTGAATCTCTTGTTGGTGCGGCGGCCTTACTTGTTGCTATGCCTCTATTCATACTGGACAAAACCGGTTCTGGAACGATGATGGGCATATTTACAGTGCTTGGAATATTGCCAAGATTGCTTGCAACACCAATCGGAGGTGTTCTAGGGGACCGACTTAACAGAAAGTACATAATGGTCTTGCTTGATGAACTGAGGGGTATCTTGCTTTTTGCTCTCTGGTTCGTAGCCTTCAGCAACAAGCTTGGAATTGGAGCGCTTCTGACTTTCAGGGCGATTCTTTCATTTCTCGATGGGATATTCGACGGTCCGACTGGTGCAATGTTTGGAGATGTTGTGAGAAAAGAAAATATGAAGAGAGCCACATCTTTAAATGCAATGGCAAATAGTGGTGCAAACATTATAGGTCCTATCATCGGTGCTATGCTCTACGGTTACTACGGACTAACAAACGTGTTGCTTATGACGGCTGTGCTCTACATTCTTTCGGGAATTAGTGAAATGTTTATTATCTACGTTCATATTCCAAAAAACGGCAAAATACAGTTCCTACAAGAACTCTCCGAAGGTGTTAGATTTGTTTTAGCACATAAAGGTCTAAAATTCCTATTCACTTTTGCCATAGTGATCAATTTTTTAATGTCTCCGCTTTACAGTGTTGTGCTTCCATACCTTGCCAGAATTGTATTCAAATTTTCTGCAGCCCAATTTGGCACATTTGAAGTATTTGCTACATTAGGTGCACTTTTCGGGAACGTTGCTATAATGCTTTTTCTTAATAAATTCAGTTCTAAAGTCCTTATATCCTCCGGACTCATATTAGAGCAAGTTGTCGGTTTGCTTTTCTCAATACTGATAATGCCCCTTCTTGGATTTACGAAAGGAGTAGCATATTTTGTATTTGTTGTGAGTGCTTTTCTGATAACCTTCTTCAACGCTTTGGTTAACATACCAATAAATGCAAACTTGCAGATACTTGTACCGTCCGAGCTTAGGTCAAGAGTGTTCTCAGTTCTTTCACTTTTTGCTATGGGAAGCACGCCTATTTCTTCCGCTCTTTACGGGTTCCTGCTTGATAAGATAAACCCTTACTTGTTCTTCTTTTCTATTAACGTTATCTCTACTGTGATCATTGTGCTCTTCTTGTTAAAAGCTCCTGAGGAGGCTTATGATCCAAATGTTGCAAAGGTTGAGACAAAGCCTGTGGGCGAAGGTTCTTGA
- a CDS encoding FAD-dependent oxidoreductase — protein MVRHVKALIVGSGPAGLTGAIAIAESVGSGEEVVIIDEGIEPGGQLSKQTHKFFGHEGFYASTRGFEIGNLLVKKVKSLGVEIIQQSTVTGIYEDVITVYDRVNNIVHEYLADYLLIASGATERFLTFKNNTLPGVYGAGAVQTLMNQYRVLPGESFLIVGAGNIGLIVAYQLVQAGAQVKAIVEASSRVGGYAVHANKVKRLGIPILLRHTILEAIGKDKVQGAVVAGVDERFKPIPGTEKEFVVDAICLAVGLQPNVELVAQTGAKLVYIPELGGYVPLRDENMKTTVHNVFVAGDLSGIEEATTAMIEGYIAGYNIAQELTGKSFEDKIEKMKRELEEFRRGPFSKKVRDGLRKMGIVFPEGGYREEQQTDRGPVGKLRAIIECPEAIPCNPCETSCPTGAINVGGNINGIPQIDYSKCIGCGVCVMKCPGLAIFMIQEKEEYSLVGVPYELLPVPTNGTKVKLLNFEGKEIANGEVDHVVLNNKGKTHIVFLRVPKGYEDVVRSFRLPEKAEEFICRCEEITKEDIERVIDMGITDYEELRRVLRIGMGPCGGKTCRSLTLQIISEKTGRPISEIQLGAYRPPTMPTPFEAVVKSALSENDEVSENIQGGIENE, from the coding sequence ATGGTGAGACACGTTAAAGCACTTATCGTCGGTTCTGGACCTGCAGGATTGACAGGCGCTATCGCTATTGCAGAATCTGTTGGAAGTGGTGAAGAAGTTGTAATAATTGATGAAGGTATTGAACCTGGAGGTCAACTTTCGAAACAAACTCATAAATTCTTCGGTCATGAAGGGTTTTACGCTTCAACAAGAGGATTTGAGATTGGGAATTTACTTGTCAAAAAGGTTAAAAGTCTTGGAGTTGAAATAATACAACAATCAACTGTAACTGGTATATACGAAGATGTAATAACTGTCTACGATAGAGTAAACAACATTGTGCATGAATACCTGGCGGATTATCTGCTAATCGCCTCAGGAGCCACAGAGAGATTTTTGACTTTCAAGAATAACACGTTGCCAGGTGTTTATGGTGCAGGGGCAGTCCAGACGCTCATGAATCAGTATAGAGTTCTCCCTGGCGAATCATTCCTAATCGTTGGAGCAGGGAACATCGGGCTCATCGTTGCTTATCAATTGGTCCAAGCAGGTGCGCAGGTAAAAGCAATCGTCGAAGCTTCATCGCGCGTTGGCGGATACGCCGTTCATGCCAATAAAGTTAAAAGACTCGGAATACCGATACTGCTAAGACATACGATACTCGAAGCAATAGGCAAAGACAAGGTTCAGGGTGCTGTTGTGGCTGGGGTGGACGAAAGATTCAAACCAATACCGGGTACAGAAAAGGAATTTGTTGTTGATGCCATATGCCTTGCCGTTGGTTTACAACCTAACGTCGAACTCGTCGCGCAGACAGGTGCAAAACTTGTGTACATACCCGAACTTGGTGGCTATGTGCCGTTGCGCGATGAAAATATGAAAACGACTGTTCACAATGTGTTTGTGGCGGGAGATCTTTCAGGTATAGAGGAAGCTACAACCGCTATGATTGAGGGCTACATTGCAGGTTATAACATCGCTCAAGAGTTAACAGGAAAATCTTTTGAAGATAAGATTGAAAAGATGAAGAGAGAACTTGAAGAGTTTAGAAGAGGACCATTCTCAAAGAAGGTTAGAGACGGACTAAGGAAGATGGGGATCGTCTTTCCTGAAGGTGGGTATAGAGAGGAACAACAAACCGACAGAGGACCCGTTGGAAAATTAAGGGCAATCATAGAATGTCCAGAGGCTATTCCTTGCAACCCTTGTGAAACATCCTGTCCAACTGGTGCAATTAACGTAGGTGGAAACATAAACGGTATTCCACAAATCGATTACTCAAAGTGTATAGGCTGTGGGGTTTGTGTAATGAAATGCCCTGGGCTTGCAATATTTATGATCCAAGAAAAAGAGGAATATTCCCTTGTGGGCGTTCCATACGAGCTACTCCCAGTGCCAACCAACGGTACAAAAGTCAAGCTTCTGAACTTCGAAGGAAAGGAAATTGCCAATGGAGAAGTTGACCACGTTGTTCTAAACAACAAAGGAAAGACACATATTGTCTTTCTTAGAGTACCCAAAGGATACGAAGATGTAGTTAGAAGCTTCCGTTTGCCAGAAAAAGCAGAGGAATTTATCTGCAGATGTGAAGAGATAACAAAGGAAGATATCGAACGAGTTATAGACATGGGGATCACGGACTATGAAGAACTTAGAAGGGTATTAAGAATAGGAATGGGGCCGTGTGGTGGAAAGACCTGTAGGTCGTTGACTTTGCAAATTATCTCTGAAAAAACCGGCAGGCCTATATCAGAAATACAACTTGGTGCATATAGACCCCCTACAATGCCGACACCGTTTGAAGCCGTGGTAAAGTCAGCTTTAAGCGAGAACGACGAAGTATCTGAAAATATTCAAGGGGGTATTGAAAATGAGTGA
- a CDS encoding NAD(P)/FAD-dependent oxidoreductase has protein sequence MSEVRKYDVCIIGGGITGTALGYFLCKLGKTSIAIFEKSYLSSGSTGRCAGGIRQQWSTRSNVRLAMRSVKLFERFKEDVGMDIEYKQGGYLVLSYSEEEAEQFEKNVKMQREEGLDVEILSPKQVSERYPYINTKGLVMATFCQTDGHANPHKAVIGYAQAIRRMGGHIYTHTEVKSIEVTNGKVTGVDTTAGYFACDIVVNASGPWSNEVSKLVGVDLLTESYRHQILVTEPLENFFPMMAISFSGNFYMRQTQHGQFILGQGDKDEKPGLNFNVTYKFEKELASKMVNIFPFLKNVRIIRHWSGMYNMSPDAQPIIGGSDLVKGYYYAVGYSGHGFMVAPAVGEALAELIVFGKTLHTDISYLDIKRFEGTVVEKEKNVV, from the coding sequence ATGAGTGAGGTAAGAAAATACGACGTTTGTATAATTGGTGGAGGAATAACGGGAACAGCGCTGGGTTATTTTCTGTGTAAGCTTGGTAAGACTTCCATTGCAATATTTGAAAAATCGTACCTTTCTTCAGGTTCAACTGGCAGATGTGCTGGTGGAATCAGGCAACAGTGGTCAACAAGGTCAAATGTTCGCTTAGCAATGAGGAGTGTGAAATTATTTGAGAGATTCAAAGAAGATGTAGGGATGGATATAGAATACAAACAAGGTGGATATCTCGTTTTGTCGTACAGTGAAGAAGAAGCTGAGCAATTTGAAAAGAATGTAAAGATGCAACGTGAAGAAGGTTTGGACGTGGAAATCCTTTCGCCTAAACAGGTATCTGAGAGATACCCATACATAAACACAAAAGGATTGGTTATGGCTACATTTTGTCAAACTGATGGTCACGCTAATCCACACAAAGCTGTGATTGGTTATGCTCAAGCCATCAGAAGAATGGGCGGACATATATACACACACACCGAGGTAAAGAGTATCGAGGTTACAAACGGAAAAGTCACAGGTGTCGACACAACCGCAGGCTATTTCGCTTGTGATATTGTCGTAAATGCTTCTGGTCCCTGGTCAAACGAAGTTTCAAAGCTTGTTGGTGTAGATCTTTTGACAGAAAGCTACAGGCATCAGATTCTTGTCACAGAACCGCTGGAAAACTTCTTTCCAATGATGGCAATAAGCTTCTCTGGTAATTTTTACATGCGACAGACACAACACGGACAATTCATATTGGGCCAGGGTGACAAGGATGAAAAACCTGGACTCAATTTCAACGTTACCTACAAATTTGAAAAAGAACTAGCAAGTAAGATGGTTAACATCTTCCCATTTTTGAAGAACGTTCGAATAATAAGGCACTGGAGTGGGATGTATAACATGTCTCCCGATGCCCAACCAATAATTGGAGGCAGTGACCTGGTAAAGGGATATTACTATGCCGTAGGTTACTCCGGTCACGGTTTCATGGTCGCTCCCGCTGTTGGTGAAGCCCTTGCTGAATTGATTGTGTTCGGGAAAACCTTGCATACGGACATTTCCTACCTCGATATTAAGAGATTTGAGGGTACTGTTGTGGAAAAAGAAAAGAATGTGGTATAA
- a CDS encoding class I SAM-dependent rRNA methyltransferase has product MDRRVAKVILKRDIKRRVLNGHPWVYDNEIERIEGNFEDGDIVYVYSFANQFVGIGYINTKSKITVRLLSRKPVEINREFIKNRILDAIKNRYSIAKENAYRVIFGEADGLPGLIVDKFDKYLSVQFNTLGINKLKNTILGVLIEIFSPTGIHERTEGSAVKKEGLEEFSGWIYGSGPELIPFEINGIKFLADTKGQKTGAFLDQRENARKLRDFAQNKVCLDCFSYTGNFGMHLLSGGAKHVTFVDYSDRAIEIARQIAKLNGFDESRTEFVVGNAFDYLKNAYAKTKKYDVVVLDPPSFAKSASSRDAAFKGYKEINYRSMRILKDDGLLATASCTQVVSQSEFESILVDAAIDAKVFARLIYRGGQPIDHPQVYNILETMYLKFLILQISSLDK; this is encoded by the coding sequence GTGGATAGAAGAGTAGCAAAAGTAATACTGAAAAGGGATATTAAACGACGTGTATTGAATGGTCATCCTTGGGTTTACGATAACGAGATAGAGAGAATAGAGGGTAATTTTGAGGATGGAGATATAGTCTATGTATACTCATTCGCTAATCAGTTCGTCGGAATTGGATATATCAACACAAAATCAAAGATCACGGTCAGATTACTCTCCAGAAAACCTGTGGAAATCAATAGGGAATTCATCAAGAACAGGATCTTAGATGCAATCAAAAACAGATATAGCATTGCTAAGGAAAATGCATATAGAGTCATATTTGGCGAGGCCGATGGGTTACCTGGACTTATCGTCGATAAGTTTGACAAATACCTCTCTGTTCAATTCAATACGCTCGGAATTAACAAATTGAAAAACACAATTTTAGGTGTTCTCATAGAGATTTTTTCGCCAACTGGGATACACGAAAGGACGGAAGGTAGCGCGGTCAAAAAGGAAGGGCTTGAAGAGTTTTCTGGGTGGATTTATGGTTCTGGTCCAGAACTTATACCATTTGAGATAAACGGGATCAAATTTTTGGCCGACACAAAAGGGCAAAAAACAGGAGCCTTTTTAGACCAACGTGAGAACGCGAGAAAACTCAGAGATTTTGCTCAGAACAAGGTCTGTCTTGACTGTTTTTCGTACACAGGGAATTTTGGAATGCATTTACTCAGTGGTGGAGCAAAGCATGTGACTTTCGTTGATTATTCAGATCGTGCTATTGAAATTGCAAGACAGATTGCAAAACTGAACGGTTTTGATGAAAGCAGAACGGAGTTTGTGGTTGGAAATGCTTTTGATTATTTGAAAAACGCTTACGCGAAAACAAAAAAGTACGACGTCGTTGTTCTTGACCCACCATCGTTTGCAAAGAGTGCATCCAGTCGCGACGCAGCATTTAAAGGTTACAAAGAAATCAATTACCGGAGTATGAGAATACTGAAAGACGACGGACTACTGGCTACAGCTTCTTGTACTCAGGTTGTATCACAAAGTGAGTTCGAATCTATCCTAGTTGATGCCGCTATAGATGCAAAGGTATTTGCTCGATTGATTTACAGAGGTGGACAACCAATCGACCATCCACAAGTTTACAATATTCTTGAAACCATGTATCTCAAGTTTTTGATATTGCAGATTTCATCACTAGACAAGTGA
- a CDS encoding ZIP family metal transporter: MTDFLKGTLLSTAAGLSTILGAVPLLLFHKHLGEKVIDSLMGMAAGIMLAASAFSLAGPSLEIGGALRFIVGFLFGAIAVDLLDKFSPHEHFLKGHEGMDSKKLAKIWLFVIAITIHNFPEGMAVGISGFTPEALSVAIAIGTQNIPEGAATMVALMNAGYSIRYSLFITFLTGVVEMMGGIFGAGLILISKNLLPYMLAFAAGAMVFVVSDEVIPETHLRGNERLSTYFLIFGFLIMSVLDVVLG; encoded by the coding sequence ATAACAGATTTTCTGAAAGGTACTCTCTTAAGTACCGCTGCGGGGCTTTCGACAATTCTTGGGGCTGTACCGTTGTTGTTGTTTCATAAGCATCTAGGAGAAAAGGTTATCGATTCGCTTATGGGGATGGCTGCAGGCATTATGCTTGCAGCAAGTGCTTTTAGTTTAGCAGGGCCGTCTTTAGAAATCGGTGGGGCGTTGCGTTTTATTGTAGGATTTTTGTTTGGAGCGATCGCTGTCGACTTATTGGATAAGTTCTCACCGCATGAACACTTTTTGAAAGGCCATGAAGGAATGGACAGCAAGAAGCTCGCAAAAATCTGGCTCTTTGTTATAGCTATAACGATTCACAACTTTCCAGAAGGCATGGCTGTGGGAATAAGTGGGTTCACTCCGGAAGCGCTCAGTGTGGCAATTGCTATTGGCACACAGAACATTCCGGAAGGTGCGGCGACAATGGTTGCACTTATGAACGCAGGGTATAGTATTCGCTACTCGCTTTTTATAACTTTTCTTACGGGCGTTGTTGAAATGATGGGTGGTATTTTTGGTGCGGGTTTGATACTAATTAGTAAGAACTTACTACCTTATATGCTTGCCTTTGCAGCTGGTGCTATGGTATTTGTGGTAAGCGACGAAGTTATTCCGGAAACTCATCTTCGCGGTAATGAACGTTTATCGACGTACTTTCTAATTTTCGGTTTTCTGATCATGTCTGTTCTTGACGTAGTACTTGGTTGA
- a CDS encoding M42 family metallopeptidase → MEGRIEKFKGLVSLCEVPGVSGREELVREEICKMLGELAKTDKIGNLILEKKGTEGKKQVIIMAHMDEIGFYVSSLRADGKLEIKNVGGIIEETLPGSFVQVVTRKGVVDGVIGAVPPHLKSDGVVFEKVVDVGAKSYEELESLGIAVMDFVVFKKNHALLNGELLAMRSLDDRFGCFALIEASKGLVPKSDIIFAWTVQEEVGLRGAKALAHTYSPDLAIAIDSFACCSKTNGHIKLGNGPVVRIYDNSSISNFEVVDIITNLAKEEGIPLQIGVTGGGNDASVFVEKGVPMVALSVPVKYLHSQVEMISLSDLENLIKLLKRFLEVF, encoded by the coding sequence ATGGAAGGAAGGATTGAAAAGTTCAAAGGACTTGTAAGTTTGTGCGAGGTACCAGGTGTTTCGGGCAGGGAGGAGTTGGTGCGTGAAGAAATTTGCAAAATGCTTGGAGAACTGGCAAAAACTGATAAGATAGGGAATTTAATTCTCGAGAAGAAAGGAACTGAGGGCAAAAAGCAGGTAATAATTATGGCCCATATGGATGAAATAGGTTTTTATGTTTCTTCACTTAGAGCTGATGGAAAGCTTGAAATTAAGAATGTTGGCGGGATCATAGAGGAGACACTACCCGGTTCGTTCGTTCAAGTTGTGACAAGGAAAGGGGTAGTTGATGGTGTGATAGGTGCCGTTCCACCACACTTAAAATCCGATGGTGTGGTTTTTGAAAAAGTTGTTGATGTAGGTGCTAAGAGCTACGAAGAACTGGAAAGCCTCGGTATTGCTGTCATGGACTTTGTTGTTTTCAAAAAGAATCACGCGTTGTTGAACGGTGAGTTACTTGCCATGCGAAGCTTGGATGATAGGTTTGGCTGCTTTGCACTAATAGAAGCATCAAAAGGTTTAGTTCCAAAATCAGATATTATCTTTGCTTGGACCGTTCAAGAAGAGGTAGGGCTAAGAGGTGCTAAGGCGCTTGCACACACGTACTCACCAGATTTGGCGATCGCCATAGATTCTTTTGCATGTTGTAGCAAGACAAACGGTCACATAAAGCTTGGAAATGGTCCGGTCGTCAGGATTTACGACAACAGTTCTATTTCCAACTTCGAAGTCGTTGATATTATCACCAACCTTGCAAAAGAGGAAGGTATTCCTCTTCAAATAGGTGTAACAGGTGGAGGGAATGATGCAAGCGTTTTTGTTGAGAAAGGAGTCCCTATGGTTGCTTTAAGCGTTCCCGTAAAGTACTTGCACTCTCAGGTGGAAATGATCAGCCTTTCAGACCTTGAGAATCTTATAAAATTGCTTAAGCGCTTTTTGGAGGTGTTTTAA
- a CDS encoding PQQ-binding-like beta-propeller repeat protein, with protein sequence MRIHLALITILTLMFLALTSLHFAGALIVTTTSIVDEAGNVVKNITALDVLFDGTQYYYITSDGIYSLDGKIKIDIKGAQRVGTNYALSNLKVYKIEKGTATSIGTVSSKMKSIYVVSDYIIGIENNQVVCYYAGNIVWSMPTDASYLKVSEPYMAVFGLQTQLFNISNPRFAKLERIYPKFSDYVYFSGYHVFSDGSKIYFYKGTARLSTTFPYRGTLLTDGKYLYSGNLLVTSDLAQKDLKFTVKSLVPVDTGEKEETTVVEEHSIVQPPVSTQVTTAPSASQKQSSEEQQKREETTVVKPSESTQPPKTPKLFELLWKVVLNDTVSGKPAVKEDVAYIPTTKGSVIAINGGKIAWSYKTSFVITGHVTVGTHVYVGSWDDTIYALNEDGTLAWKLSLDSDIAYGPAWDGYLLYVVTDKGTLYVIKDEGKSGVIKNSYKVGTYPSIPPSVSLAGKVYVVDGAGNLWRDKNVDSFAGKPKNLPIYSETPYVSKQVGFSLIDEYGNVYEFIPMKDKTEVSKGRSAFLTFQSEIVDAVLGKQHLYVIDSNGKLQIIDKDTKKVLFTDTVPSGRYLSLSKGYLFVFGKEVRCYYVNDTPSGYWNSLYGNSMNWNSAVK encoded by the coding sequence GTGAGAATACATCTTGCTCTTATCACCATCCTTACATTGATGTTCTTAGCTCTTACCAGCTTACACTTTGCTGGTGCACTTATTGTCACTACAACAAGTATTGTTGACGAAGCAGGTAATGTCGTCAAAAACATAACTGCTCTGGATGTTCTCTTCGACGGTACCCAGTACTATTACATAACCTCAGATGGTATCTATTCATTAGACGGCAAGATAAAAATAGACATTAAAGGTGCTCAGCGCGTTGGGACAAACTACGCCTTATCAAATTTAAAGGTATACAAAATTGAAAAGGGAACGGCGACAAGTATTGGAACTGTGTCATCAAAGATGAAGAGTATTTACGTAGTTTCAGATTACATAATTGGAATTGAGAATAACCAAGTTGTTTGCTATTATGCTGGGAATATTGTATGGTCTATGCCAACGGACGCTTCATATTTAAAAGTTTCAGAACCATACATGGCAGTTTTTGGGTTGCAAACGCAACTTTTTAATATTTCCAACCCCCGGTTCGCGAAACTTGAAAGAATTTACCCCAAGTTTTCCGATTATGTCTATTTTTCAGGATACCACGTGTTCAGCGACGGATCCAAGATCTATTTTTACAAAGGAACGGCAAGGTTAAGTACGACGTTTCCCTACAGAGGAACACTCTTAACAGATGGAAAATATCTGTACTCTGGAAACCTCTTGGTTACAAGTGACTTAGCCCAAAAAGATCTGAAATTCACTGTTAAATCCTTAGTTCCCGTTGATACTGGTGAAAAAGAAGAAACTACAGTGGTTGAGGAACATTCAATCGTGCAACCCCCTGTTTCTACCCAAGTTACAACAGCACCCTCAGCATCGCAGAAGCAATCCAGTGAAGAGCAGCAAAAAAGGGAAGAGACCACAGTTGTAAAACCCTCCGAATCAACCCAGCCACCGAAAACTCCGAAGTTGTTCGAACTACTTTGGAAAGTTGTTTTGAATGATACCGTATCAGGTAAACCAGCAGTAAAAGAAGACGTCGCGTACATACCTACAACGAAAGGCTCTGTTATAGCTATAAATGGTGGGAAAATAGCTTGGTCGTACAAGACCAGCTTTGTTATAACTGGTCACGTGACAGTTGGCACTCATGTATATGTTGGATCGTGGGATGATACGATTTACGCCTTGAATGAAGATGGAACTCTTGCTTGGAAGCTTTCACTTGACAGTGATATCGCTTACGGACCTGCTTGGGACGGATATTTGCTTTATGTGGTTACAGACAAAGGAACACTTTATGTTATTAAAGACGAAGGCAAATCCGGGGTTATAAAGAATTCATACAAAGTAGGAACATATCCTTCGATACCCCCATCAGTTTCACTTGCAGGCAAAGTGTATGTTGTCGATGGTGCTGGAAACTTGTGGAGAGACAAAAATGTGGATAGTTTTGCGGGAAAGCCAAAAAACCTACCGATATACTCGGAAACACCATATGTTAGTAAACAAGTTGGATTCTCACTTATCGATGAATATGGTAATGTCTATGAATTCATACCAATGAAAGACAAAACCGAGGTTTCTAAGGGTAGAAGCGCATTCCTAACTTTCCAATCAGAGATCGTGGATGCTGTTCTTGGTAAACAACATCTGTACGTTATTGACTCGAACGGGAAGCTTCAAATTATAGACAAAGATACTAAAAAGGTGCTGTTTACAGATACTGTTCCCAGTGGGAGATACTTAAGTTTGAGCAAAGGATATTTATTTGTCTTTGGTAAAGAGGTTCGGTGTTATTACGTTAATGACACACCGTCTGGATACTGGAATAGTCTTTACGGGAACTCTATGAACTGGAATTCTGCTGTGAAATAA